A stretch of the Acidimicrobiia bacterium genome encodes the following:
- the dxr gene encoding 1-deoxy-D-xylulose-5-phosphate reductoisomerase, which yields MTRPLVVLGATGSIGRQTIEVASYLELEVAALVAGSPSDDLAKLATEIPEAMIVVAEESAEARARFGGFGRRVEFGEAAVAEAAARPGSTVVNGIVGAAGLRPSVAALLAGNRLALANKESLVAGGPVVRAALEAGHGELIPVDSEHSALWQCLVGEDIETVRRLILTASGGPFRGADRARLASVTVDEALRHPTWNMGPRITVDSATLVNKALEVIEAYLLFEIGLAAIDVVVHPKSIVHSLVEFVDGSIKAQLGDPDMRKAIQYAITYPGRQPAARLGFDLTAEPLVFEPVDRAAFRGLDLGYQAGTAGGSAPAVLNAADEVAVDAFLAGRIGFLSITDVIEECLDAIEVVPLESVDHVMEIDAEARRVARSVVS from the coding sequence GTGACGCGACCGCTCGTCGTTCTCGGCGCCACCGGTTCGATAGGGCGTCAGACGATCGAGGTCGCCTCCTACCTCGAGCTGGAGGTCGCGGCGCTCGTCGCCGGTTCGCCGTCCGACGATCTCGCCAAGCTGGCGACCGAGATCCCCGAGGCGATGATCGTGGTGGCCGAGGAGAGCGCCGAAGCGCGGGCCCGATTCGGAGGGTTCGGCAGGCGGGTCGAGTTCGGCGAGGCGGCGGTCGCCGAGGCCGCCGCCCGGCCAGGCTCCACCGTCGTCAACGGGATCGTGGGGGCCGCCGGGCTGCGGCCTTCGGTCGCCGCGCTGCTGGCAGGCAACCGGCTCGCCCTTGCCAACAAGGAGAGCCTGGTCGCCGGGGGTCCTGTCGTGAGGGCGGCTCTCGAGGCGGGGCATGGGGAGCTGATCCCCGTCGATTCGGAGCATTCGGCCCTCTGGCAGTGCCTCGTCGGGGAGGACATCGAGACGGTCAGGAGGCTCATCCTGACGGCGTCGGGTGGGCCGTTCCGGGGCGCAGATCGTGCCCGCTTGGCCTCGGTCACGGTCGACGAGGCCCTGCGGCACCCGACGTGGAACATGGGTCCACGGATCACCGTCGACAGCGCCACCCTCGTCAACAAGGCGCTGGAGGTGATCGAGGCCTACCTCCTGTTCGAGATCGGCCTGGCTGCGATCGACGTCGTGGTCCACCCCAAGAGCATCGTCCACTCCCTCGTCGAGTTCGTGGACGGGTCGATCAAGGCACAACTCGGCGATCCCGACATGCGCAAGGCCATCCAATACGCAATCACGTATCCCGGCAGGCAGCCGGCGGCGCGCCTCGGGTTCGATCTCACCGCGGAGCCACTCGTCTTCGAGCCGGTCGATCGGGCCGCCTTCCGTGGCCTCGACCTCGGCTACCAGGCTGGGACGGCCGGGGGATCTGCGCCTGCGGTGCTGAACGCTGCAGACGAGGTGGCCGTCGATGCGTTCCTGGCGGGCCGCATTGGGTTCCTGTCGATCACGGACGTGATCGAGGAATGCCTCGACGCGATCGAGGTCGTGCCGCTCGAGAGCGTCGACCACGTGATGGAGATCGACGCAGAGGCTCGCCGCGTCGCTCGGTCGGTCGTCTCGTGA